One Coffea arabica cultivar ET-39 chromosome 5c, Coffea Arabica ET-39 HiFi, whole genome shotgun sequence DNA window includes the following coding sequences:
- the LOC140007512 gene encoding paired amphipathic helix protein Sin3-like 4 — protein sequence MEESTENPTMDDALEFIKRVKEVFVYLNDGKSKYEQFGSALDNFYHHRLSREGLVATVEALFEGCGNLSSGFKNFLPKKQETKRVVRIVNRNKKYPRFESRRQECHEFLDKVRARFAGNPEVYKSFLEMMIKYKDRQLDIAQVSEKIFTLLIGHADLVYEFEGFVVDQDHKTRKEVEKIRVFTIDDYMNELEVLLSNLRTSIRRLQKVLGLLKPDSEFDPESDPESNSSPESEDPLRGLRFRCFKRFYGQFDMEKIEALKKSPKEIFPDVLSQLEQKEQELVRYRSYALNFLVEIRRLHCISRKRKARLMLDDCWDLG from the coding sequence ATGGAAGAATCTACGGAAAACCCAACCATGGATGATGCCTTAGAATTCATCAAACGTGTAAAAGAAGTCTTTGTCTATCTGAATGACGGAAAAAGCAAGTATGAACAATTTGGTTCTGCGCTTGATAACTTCTACCATCACAGACTGAGTCGCGAAGGTTTAGTTGCTACTGTTGAAGCTTTATTTGAAGGCTGCGGAAATTTGAGTTCAGGGTTCAAGAATTTCTTGCCTAAAAAACAAGAAACCAAAAGGGTCGTTCGGATTGTTAACAGAAACAAGAAATATCCCCGTTTTGAATCCAGAAGGCAAGAATGCCACGAGTTTTTGGACAAAGTCAGGGCTCGATTCGCAGGCAATCCTGAAGTTTACAAATCGTTCTTGGAGATGATGATCAAGTATAAGGATCGTCAGTTAGATATCGCACAAGTTTCTGAGAAGATTTTTACTCTGTTAATTGGCCATGCTGATTTGGTATATGAATTCGAGGGTTTCGTTGTCGATCAAGACCATAAAACTCGAAAAGAAGTTGAAAAGATTCGGGTTTTTACAATCGATGATTACATGAATGAACTGGAAGTGCTGTTGTCGAATTTGAGGACTTCAATCAGACGCCTGCAGAAAGTCTTGGGGCTTTTGAAGCCAGATTCTGAGTTCGATCCTGAATCAGATCCTGAGTCAAATTCCTCCCCAGAATCTGAAGATCCATTAAGGGGACTTCGTTTCAGATGTTTTAAGAGATTTTATGGACAATTTGATATGGAAAAAATTGAGGCCTTGAAAAAGAGTCCCAAAGAGATTTTCCCTGATGTATTATCTCAATTGGAGCAGAAAGAACAGGAACTAGTGAGGTATCGATCATACGCTCTCAACTTTCTGGTAGAAATTCGCCGGTTGCATTGCATTTCCAGGAAAAGGAAGGCTCGGCTGATGCTTGATGATTGTTGGGACTTGGGATAG